The Coleofasciculus sp. FACHB-1120 DNA window AGGTGATAATTTGGGTGGCGCGCAGGGAAATTTCTTCAATCGTTCCCTCGAAACCGTTTACTATCACTTGATCCCCCAACCGAAACGGTTCCTGCAACAGCAGCAGCACTCCCGCCAGAAAATTTTTGAAAATATCTTGAAAGGCGAAGCCAATCGCGACCGAGCTGAGTCCCAGCAAACCAATGATGTCGCCCAGCCGCAAGTCTGGGAAGGCAACAACACAGGCGAAGAGAATCCCTACCACCCAGGTTCCTACAAAACTAGTCTGCACAAGCAGCAGGCGCAGTGATGGGTTTTTCAGGGCACGCCTGCCAACACCACGGACGATCCGCCGAACTAGATTCGCTCCATACCGGGTTAAACATAGGATCGCGATCCCCATCAAAATTCCTGGTAGTGCCTCAATAGTTTGACCCATCAGGTTTAACAGGCTCTGTTGGATTTCTTTAATCAAAGCAGCCATAAACGAAAAGGATTATCTTAACTTTTGACTTTTGCCAGGATATCAAATATCTCAAAACTGCTCGGTTTTTTTCGCTTGGGGTTTGGAGTAAGCGATCGCTTTTAGTTGGCTTTCTTCCGACACTCAATGTGTTATACAACACCAGTAAACAGGAAGTTGCTGGCGATCGCTCCCACGACATCCCCTGACTTCCCTGAAGCTAGCACCTCTCCAAAGATGGCTTCAGCAAAGCATTTGGCAGTTTTGTAACGAAATGTTAAGCAGAATTTATTAAAAATTATTGCGATTCGTTGATGCAGTTGCTAAGGTGTGCTTAAGAGTTGCTTCTGGTCAATGCTCGTATTTTAGGAGACGTGCCATCCATGCTCTACATCACACTTGGCTGTTCGCCCATTCACTGATTGCAGAATTGCTTGAAACTATTTTTCTCTGACGGCTCTACACCAAATCTTCCTAGACGGCGGAGGAATCCCTTTGTTTCACAATTCAAAATGCATTTCTTCAATTTCATCTGGTTCCTAACCTGTGTTCCCCTTACGTACAGCCAGTCCAACTCTTATTTGGCTGAAGTTTTCCGGAAAGAAATTTCTCAGGTTTGTCGATGAAAATGGGTTCCCTGCAAAAATTCTGAGAAATGTCTGGCTCCCAACAGTTCAGTTCAACTCATCTCTAATTAACGAGTTACTGTTTTCCTCACTGCGTGCTTGGAGGATGCTACCTCTACTTGCAGACCTCTACTCGGCACTAGCTCTTATCAGCGCGGTGAGACCTCAAATGGAGAAGGTTTAAGTTATGAATATTCAAGGAAAGACGGCTCTGATTACTGGAGCTTCCCGTGGAATTGGGCGAGCGATCGCGCTTGAACTCGCGCAACAAGGAGCCAAACGCCTGTTGCTGGTGGCACGCGACGCCGATCGCTTAGCGGAAGTCGCCGCCGAAATCGAAGCACTTGGCGTAGAAGCCGCGATCCTGCCTTTGGATCTGGCTCAGATAGTAGAAGTGAATATTGCGATCGCCCAAGCTTGGCGAGATTATGGTCAGATTCATCTGCTCGTCAACTGTGCGGGAGTTGCACACCAAGCGCCCTTTTTGAAATCTCAACTCCCGGATGTGCAGCAAGAAATCGCGATTAATTTAATGGGAATGTACACCATGACTCGTCTGGTTGCTCGACGTATGGCAACCCAACGGGAAGGAACCATCGTGAACGTTTCTAGCTTGATGGGCAAAATTGCCGCACCGACGATGGCGACTTATTCAGCCACCAAGTTTGCGATTTTGGGATTCACCCAAGCCTTGCGCGGCGAACTTGCCGACTACAATATCCGGGTGATGGCTTTGCTGCCATCTTTGACCGACACTGACATGGTACGAGATTTAAAGTGGTTTCGCTGGGTAGTCCCCACAACTTCTCAGAAAGTCGCTCAGGCACTCGTTGCCGGACTGCAAAAGGAATCGCCAGAAATTTTAGTGGGATGGCAAAGTCATTTAGCCGTGTGGTGCAATCGCATTGCACCTTGGCTGCTAGAGAAAGTTTTACTGCTAGCAGCACCCCTGTCGAGGTATAAGCAAAAGCGCTATCACAGACTCCGTGAGGCTGGAGTAATTTCACGTTAAAGTCTGTTATCAACAGGGGAATCTGATTCTAGAGTAGAGACGCGATTAATCGTGTCTCTACCTACTTTAGCTGTGAAATTTATTTCCAGGCTCCGAACGTTAGTGCCATTTAACCTAACTGTATTTGGATAGACTGATTGCAGATAAACAGATGTTAACGATGAGTCAAAATCGCCAGATATTAGATGACATTGCCGAACGCATCCAAGCAATTGTCAATGCTGAAACAGCCTCCGTGGTGCTAGCTGAGTCCGAAGAGGAAACCGTCTACTATGCGGCAGCAATAGGCAAGCACGCTGAGTGGGTGTTGGACAAAAGGGTTGCCGCAGCGACTTCCGGATTGTGTGGTACGGCATTTCAGAGCGACAAACCCGTGTTAGTTTGTCGTACTGAGGGCGATCGCCGAGTCCGGCAAGATCATGCTAAAGCGTTGGGAATAGAGACAGCTTTAGCCGTGCCTCTCTACTACGAAGGCAAGCTTTTGGGAGCGCTACAAGCTTGGAATCGTACTGACGGCAGCTTATTTGACGAAGAGGCAGAAAGTGTTTTGGCTGCTTACGCCTCTGAAGTTGCTCCACTGGTTTATCAATACCAGATAACTATGAAGTAGAGGATAATTTGCAGGAAAAAGCGATCGCGCTGGCTTGAAATAAGCAACAAATCGAAGATGAGAAAATGACCCAAGATGAACCCATAGAACCAAAGCTTCTACGCCACTCCAATTCCCTCTCTTCCTCCAATCCCCCCTCCTCGCTTGCGGGGAGGGGGTTAGGGGGTGGGGTTCCGGGACAATCTTGGCAAACTCCGCCCCAACTCTGGGAAAAACTCAAGCCACTGGGTCGCCAAATGCGTCATCAACCGACTCCAGCAGAAGAGAAACTTTGGCAGAAATTAAGAAACAAGCAACTGTTGGGATTTAAGTTTCGCCGTCAGCATTCAATTGACCGTTTTATTGTTGATTTTTACTGTAATGAAGCGCAGTTAGTGGTGGAGGTGGATGGAGAAATTCACGACTACACTCAGGAGGAAGATGCGATCCGTCAGGAGTTTTTGGAGAGTCTAGGGTTGCGGGTTGTGCGGTTTAGGAATGAGGCAGTTTTGAGTTCAATTGATGAGGTGCTGGAAGGGGTTGCGGGTTGGTTGCAGAGATAGAACCCCACCCCCAACCCCCTCCCCGCAAGCGAGGAGGGGGCTAAGAGAGAGATGGGTGCGATCGCGTGTTTTTGATGGGGATGCGATCGCTTACTCAGCAGTATCTTCAATTAACCGCTATTGCACCTGCCAAAC harbors:
- a CDS encoding mechanosensitive ion channel family protein, translated to MAALIKEIQQSLLNLMGQTIEALPGILMGIAILCLTRYGANLVRRIVRGVGRRALKNPSLRLLLVQTSFVGTWVVGILFACVVAFPDLRLGDIIGLLGLSSVAIGFAFQDIFKNFLAGVLLLLQEPFRLGDQVIVNGFEGTIEEISLRATQIITYQGERIVVPNAIVFTSPVQVLTAMPHRRTDLEIGVDYNTPLPYAVETLLEAVLKVEGVLSKPAPEVDGLGFGDSSMNLVVRYWTSPHKVDVRRTRTKVMIAIKQACDRADINIPYPIRTLYYYNQDQFNDASPVADGAQKS
- a CDS encoding SDR family NAD(P)-dependent oxidoreductase, which gives rise to MNIQGKTALITGASRGIGRAIALELAQQGAKRLLLVARDADRLAEVAAEIEALGVEAAILPLDLAQIVEVNIAIAQAWRDYGQIHLLVNCAGVAHQAPFLKSQLPDVQQEIAINLMGMYTMTRLVARRMATQREGTIVNVSSLMGKIAAPTMATYSATKFAILGFTQALRGELADYNIRVMALLPSLTDTDMVRDLKWFRWVVPTTSQKVAQALVAGLQKESPEILVGWQSHLAVWCNRIAPWLLEKVLLLAAPLSRYKQKRYHRLREAGVISR
- a CDS encoding GAF domain-containing protein → MSQNRQILDDIAERIQAIVNAETASVVLAESEEETVYYAAAIGKHAEWVLDKRVAAATSGLCGTAFQSDKPVLVCRTEGDRRVRQDHAKALGIETALAVPLYYEGKLLGALQAWNRTDGSLFDEEAESVLAAYASEVAPLVYQYQITMK
- a CDS encoding endonuclease domain-containing protein — translated: MTQDEPIEPKLLRHSNSLSSSNPPSSLAGRGLGGGVPGQSWQTPPQLWEKLKPLGRQMRHQPTPAEEKLWQKLRNKQLLGFKFRRQHSIDRFIVDFYCNEAQLVVEVDGEIHDYTQEEDAIRQEFLESLGLRVVRFRNEAVLSSIDEVLEGVAGWLQR